The genomic DNA TGCAATTAAACTTAAGGCTACAAATGTTcattttcaaagtgaaaaatttcaagatatttcttcttaagaCTGTCAGTACGTACCATATGCGATGGCAAGGAGGCAGAGTAGAAGAGGAACGCTTAGAGCTTGCATGTTTCCAAATGATCGGTAACTCACTAATGAGAACTGTGCTGATCTCTTTATATACGTATCGAAAGCGCAAATCAGGTTGATAAGGATAAAAAGTATATTCAATTTCGATGTGTGAAAATCTCAACTGATAAGGTATAGCAATTCATTAAGTTTTTAATCAAGAATATCTCTTGAGTATCGGCTTTTATGAAAGATTCCCTATCAGTTGTTTCATTATATTAGGATATTAATAGACACTCGATTTGCGCCTAAAatggatatttaattaatacatttaaGCTTATAATATTTGTTTTCTCTATCATGTTACCGATAAATCTAATATACCGCAGATACAAAGAATCTTGAGTACAAATCGAAAATGAATAAATCTAATGATTCATACAGCAATAAGCTaatctaaataaaatttcttatactaattacataaattctgaaatttttttatttgtaatactAATTGTTATCAGCAAAGCTtataacaaaatgaaaatatacatatatagtttTCCTTTAATCATCCTCAACTgtgttaattacaattaaaaataaaatttgaatgtaTCGTATAGAAAAATTTTGATGTTTCATCAATTATAACATCGATTTTCATATCATAACACAATCTTGAACAAcctttttttttgatcagacgtacTCGATCACATTATCATCTGTAAATTTcgattagaatttaaaaattacctCCAAAGTTCACATAATTTTTACATCCTTCACATATGATATTATACTTATCTTTTCACCTAACACAAAGGCAAGTCTCCTGTCTTTGCTGATTCAGATATCACTTGTCTTTTACGTTTATTGTTAATACGTACTATATCTTTgcgaaataaaaattgcaattaatgcAACAATTGCTTTGTGCATTAATGACAAAGAAGAGATACCGAGTACAAAAGGTGGTTGAAATCTACGTGATTTCGTCTACATGCCTTTATAATGATTGAACATTATTCATCAAATTctgtttattttatatcattagGTAATTATAACTAACCATTGCAATTAATGCTGTCATTGTTTCATCCAAAAACAGATCCGAAATTTCCTATCGTGAAGTGTAGCATGTATAAGAATGATTAGATTAGGGTTAAGATTGATTTAAAAGATAAAGAGTAATATTTGAACAAAAAACAGATAACGTATGTGATCGACAGACTTGATATTACATTTTAGTCTGATCGAACATTAGATTTGCATATCTTTTAGTAAAAGTTCCTTAAATGTCAAAACGTTTATCAATGTTATCTCTGAGATATTAATGTCTATGTCGAAGATTTATTAATAAAGATTTAAAAGTATAAGATGTAAAGATTTATTTACCAACATTAgcgttttgaaaatatttctaattgatGAGAAATCGTAAACGAGATCCTGGCATTTCTTTCGCGTACGTCGAGGTAATCAGACGTATCGAGAGAGTCGTTCTGTATACTGTACATAGTACAGAGGTACGAGTAGTCtacgtattatattattttgcatCAATTATTGAATTCGATTGAATTCGAATTcgaatttcttttatttgttgCAGACATTTGGTAGTAGTTGGTATTAATTTGAAGAATTGGTAACGTTTTGatttattctaattaattactaatagttattattaatatatctaggATTATAATAAGGATATAATATAAGGATTATAATAATCCTTTTTAGTTTGTTACAGGAAATATTTTGGTAAGAACAGCATAATCAACAGTTCCATTACATATATTCGTTTATATCCCTTCAGAATATTACATAGGCAGGTTGTAAGTTTATGATTAGGTAGGACAATTTTGTCTTAattttgcctcggtttgtgTAGAGTGACAGGTGTCATATGTGAATGATACCTAATTTTGTAGTCTAGTTAATGTTCCGGGACGATAATCTATTCGAGTGCGTCTGATTAGAAATAAGTTATCAAAGATTGTGTCATAACATAAAACATCGATGTTGTAATTAATGAACCACAGTCTCGAGACTTGTTTCGACCATTATAAAATATCGATCGAGCACAGTGGCGGTTTCACAATATAATCAaactttaattctttttttaattgcaattcgCATAATCAAAAATCCTTAAAGAGAAATTGTGTACACTTTATAACATaatgttataataaataattaagagaaTTAATATCGTAAAAGAAATATCCTTTTgacgtaataattaatttagtatcATAGTAAAGCAATCGATAGAAGACGTTTCATGGAAATGAATACTTGAAACATTATATTCTTGATTAAAAATCAATGGTCGTGAAATGAATTATCAGCATTTTCTTGGAAAAATCAAGTACTTTATTTATCTAATTACGTAATTTTCACATTTACGACACCTAAGTATATAAAGCGATCAGCCCAAGAATTTTCAACAGTTGATTACTGTGTTTTCTTCAACATGGGAGCTTTAAgtgttcctcttctgctttGCCTTATTGCCGTCACATATGGTATTGTACTCTTTCCATttcaaatgaaactttcaaagtTTCGAATCTTTAGATTCgaagtttaataataaatttgtgtGCCTCCCGCAGGCTTCCCCGAAACTAAAATTGTCGGTGGCAAAGATGCCCCAGTGGGAATGTTTCCTTACCAAGTGTCAATCAGGAGGAGAGGAGTCCATTTGTGTGGTGGATCCATTATCAATTCTCGATATATCCTTACGGCAGCACAGTGTGCTCAAGGGTACGTTTTACGTGCAACAAAAACGTTAGCAATAGTGGCGGCTAGTAAGAATTTATAGTGATGGGGCTGTAGcaattttgaattgaaaaaattactTCATTATTAAAAAACCTAAcagtaattatttttgaaatattatcgtTTAAAACGGAAGCTTTCCTTTTATACCGAAGGGTACAAACTCTACAGCCCTCGCGGAGCCACCACTGATTAACAGTAAAGGAGTTATCGATTAATACCTCTATCTCAAGAAATTTCGTTTTTTCGATAGATTGGGTGATATAAGGAATATTTCCATTAATGCTGGAACAGTTCTTTTTAATGGGACTGGAGTATCGTACGAAATTGACAGAGTTGTAGTTCATCGTAACTACACCGTGGCGACTAATACGAACGACATAGCTTTGATTCGAGTCAATAGAAACATTCTTTTCAATAATCTGATCAAACCGATCCCATTAGCTAATGGCAATTACTCTTACGAAGGAGCGTCTTGTTTTTTAACCGGGTGGGGAAAGCTTTCAGTAAGTATAGCTTTCTAATTactttaaattaaccctttgccgtGTAATATTGAGTTATACTCGTAACGAAACTTAGTCTTTAGCTAACACTTTTAGTATGGTTGAATTTTTAGTTTAATTCTAtttcaagaatcgttgaataccATGAATGCACTATATTtgaattttctctatttttttcaaaattcaagcaACGAATAGTTAACTCTGACTGACGCAACTATAAAAAAATCATAGGAGAAGGAgttaaagtaaaatttaatttgaatttgtttATACAGCTAGGCGGAAGTAATCCAAGAGTCTTGCAGTATGTAAATCTGACTGTGGAAAATCAGTGGAGATGTAAACAGAAATTCTCAAATGTGATAAATTCTCATATCTGTACTTCCAGTAATTACGGTAAAGGAGCATGCGTTGTAagtaaaattattctattttgcGCGGAATAATATTCAACTACTGCTGTGATCATCTTTTGTCATAATCTTCTTTAGTACTACTTTGTTGCAAGTACAGTACGCATTCGCTTCGGCGTGCATTAAACGCGCGGGCATTTAGCGAACGCCTTTTGTATCAATTTTGCAGTTCACGATAACACCATCAGAGAATACAAAGTTAAAGTAATCAGTAGCTCCGCGTTTTAATAACAGATGGTAGTAAAACCCAGACggcaataattttttattataaaaatatatttgaaacattttataatCTACACTGCAAAATTATCTATCGACAGATCGCAATTGATATAATAGATAAAATTAagataaagaataattaaataaaaagttagATAGTCAAGAATGCGTGACACCGGTTATTAATTATCTCATTAAAAAAGGAGCGATAAAAAGTGTTTACAGAATATAAAAGATTAATATATCGAGCGATGTACATTTCTGGCTCGTCGTACATTTGTCGTAGCAATATTGCTATAattagagagaaagagaatgacATAACGATGGCCTGACTCTTTTATCAAtttaagatttttaaatttcatcgttcaaatatttaaaaattgtaaattttaatattctaatatgcCAATATTCTACTATTTCAATATTCTAATATCCCAATATTCTAATATGTATTAGAATATTCCAATATatattattctaatattctaataggGTGACAACGGTAGTCCTCTGGTTTCTAACGGTGTACAAATTGGTATCGCATCCTTTGGAAGACCTTGCGCTGGTGGATACCCTGACGTGTACACCAGGGTGTCCTCTTTCGACTTCTGGATTAAGCAACAACAATTTAACATGCGCAAAGGAGAAGTTGATGAACCACCAGCAGACGCAATTTACATTGCTTAAATCAATAATTATGACACTTTGTTAACTGGCTATAAAGTTTGACAATGCAAATATTCttataataattcttataataAAACTGTTATTAAGAGTAACAAGTCTGTTGCTCACAAACATCAATTGTTTCATTAAATCGAATATGTACCTTCCCAAATATCCCAGTGTCCCAAAATAACTTTACAACTGGAAAACATCTTATCttatcttatatatataaaaagcaAAGACATCCGTCCGTATCACTTTTCAACTTGATATGTACTAGGAAGGTCTCGCTTAGTCTAGCTCAAAACCACTGCGTTTGTGCGGCTAAGTGGTCGGAGtcaaaagttacagaggtttcaGTTTTTCTATAGAAAGTCTGTTGGTTGCACATTTTAGCTCCAGGGTCCCTGACACACCGGATGCCATTATGACGATATGCAAACTCAGGTAAGTATACTACGATATTTTCTTCTAGGTTTTCAAGTATACCCAGCTCACAGGTAAGAAGAAATAAGTTTAGGTATATTCTTATATTTCCTTCTTTCTAACGTTTTATACTCTTTCTAGGTCTAATCTTTCACTGTTATATGTCATATTCATCACTATCTTGCAATTACTATTTCGCGATTTGTTtggtttttaggtcttatatttccctATTTCCGGTCAAATCCATCGCTATCCTGTACTCACTAATTCGCGATTTGATTGTTTATCTAAGTCTTATATTTCGTTAGATCTGGTCATATCTATCACTACCTGAATTCCCTGGTTCacaatttgttcgtttttaggtcttatatttcacTTGTCGGTATAATTGTCGCGTACTTTATCGGCGTCAACAATTGCGATGCAATACGCGTAATTTTTGCGCAATAGCCAcactttcattaattaatatataaagaacACTAATTTAATGGGCGAAACTTCCCTGTAATAGTCTTACACTTCAGTCACTGCCTCGAGCCAACAGGCATTATGCCTCATAGGAGGCACTTTGGTATTCGAGAAAGAAcaaaattttctcaaataaaTAGTTAGTCGCTAAAGCGAGTGGgttgtcaaaataattaattataacttacaaggagaactacccaagtgttacactcacttattaatgaaactttgccagcttgtagagctcgtcgagctgaacacgcctataccccgttttgtgggcagacgactaattgtttaaaagatattaataattaaagttagttactacttacattgaggagtatgacagactcacacatacaactcgcaatctagagatccacggttcaaatccttgattcccaacatttttttttttttaatgataatttgtctctttttgaataagtattacataaaaattatcataaaaaaaaaaattttttgggaGCAAGGATTTGATCCGAGGAACTTGAAGTTGCAAGTGGtagatctgctccgtggttaaacacatgactcgtaatgTAAAGGTCCTCAGTTCAAATCCCGGGttactgttttttttctttttttttttttacaatgataatttttatgtaagagttattcaaaaagagacaaattatcattaagaaaaaaagaatgttgggaaccaaggatttgaaccgttgATTTCTAGATTGCGAGCTGTATGTGTGAGTctatcatacttctcaatgtaagtagtaactaactttaattattaatatcttttaaacaattagccgtctgcccacaaaacgggatataggcgtgttcagctcgacaagctctacaagctgaaaaagtttcattaataagtgagtacaacacttgggtagttccccttgttagttAAGCGCAAAGCGATGGCACTTAGTGGCTGCACTGGTGTGCTTACTATTAGTTTTTCAAATACTTATCTATAAATTGTTGATAACACTTAAACGTAAATGAGAAGAATACacttattcttattaaatatctgTTGCAAAAGTAACAATTAAACATTGATTCACTTCTtacgttcaatttatttattttccattgAAGACTTTCAACACAGACTTTGAATGAACATATTTGTAGGACACACACTTATATTCACTATAGTCATCAAATGATATCTATCTCTATATAGTCGTATAGAAATAGAATTTGTAATTGTCATCAGTCCATTCGAAAACTCGAATGATTACAGTAACTTACACCACATAATCACTTTggttattaattaaacattgtTAGAGAAATTTCAAATCGCATAGGAAgcttacatttaataacgtcaATGATATCTGGACGATATAACAGaaaaatctaattaaaataGTTATGAAAATTCACATTCAATACTAATCTCATTTAAAATACCATAAAAATATACTGAATGGAGATTAAATTTGGTGAGTTTCTGTCTTTTGCACAATAACAATCACCAAATTAGACACTGAATTTCAGGAATGCTTAAATGTTAGTTTCTATTATCGTCACTGTTTAAAAATGAACTTTTGTAACTTCCTCGTCGATGGATGCAACATTGTGTTGTCTGAACATTCCGTTTCCTGAAAGAAAGTCTTACTATCTCATAGATTTTTGTACGTAACTAAGAAAGAAAGTTTACTAGGTATCTTAAAAAGGTTGTTCACTGCAGGTTTTCTGTTTCggaagaaatagaaaagttttctaacattttgcaatctaAAGAACTTTTTTTACACAACCATTTTGAGACACCCTATACTATGCATGTAAGAGGAGCTTGATACTTTTATCACCAAGCTTTAGAACTGGCTCATCTGTCTCTTAAACAATCTTAACATGAAactgaaaaatagtttaactcagtttttttattataaacccTCAATAAATTAAGTTAATAAAATCGCGATCATagaataaaaaacaattaactTTGAATCTGGAatgaagatttttttaaatggtaaaCATTTCAATTGCAGTTCACATAACTAATTTTAAACTTCATCAATGAGTTAAactatttcaatgaaataaaaatatttcattatgatACTAGAAATCCTGGAACGTTTCGCTGAAATTACAAATCTCAATATAACAAAGAATAAAAGTCTGTTATGGAGATGAATATACtgtaacaaaaaattattataagcgAACCACATTAACAATAGGACTTTTCCCTCTGTACACGAAACTCAATTATCGCTCTGACGAAAATACCTTAAAAAATTCAATCATACTCACGTGATACGAAGGCACTTGAAACTCCACTGAACAGAGAAACAGGAGATTAAAATATTTCGACCCAGAAAAACGCGTTCCCGCGCGATCTTCCTTATTCTTCTATACACCTAAGAGGGATACACGAAAAACAGATGTTAAAAGTAAATGTTTCAAATGCTTCAAATGAAGCTTTACACAGATCGAATTAAACATACGCGTGATAACATATTGATAGTATCTTTTTTTTCTACATGtcaattttattactaattaaaatttaaataacgtGCAGAGATTAAAACTTAATACAGATTAAACCACGTTTGGTATTTAACATATTGTATAATAAGTATTTGatacgatttttctttttaatttttatttcatttctatgtTAACGTAGTTAAGATacattaaaacatttagaagaaagttaaatagattttattatattgtttccACATCACatcttaatattaattaacgcttcgccgttttctcttttttcattttttttaatctcTAGAAGAATTAAGTACGAAAATTCCAATGTAAACAGGCTGTTATAATTACTAGTATATagataaacatgtttatttattttttgtctgttaattgattagaattttaatttgattttatgtcTTTGAATGGAACTTATAGCGCCAGTGGCACGGCTTTAGTCATTTGGATAACAAGTTAGGAAGACGCATCATACCTGGATCAAATACTTACATCTCTGAGATTACAGTAGTGTTAGTCTAAATTAGCGAAAATTCGTagttcacttttaatattaatatcgttgagattaggattttgaaaatttctgcttCCGATGAATTGCTGAAAAGCTTAGTTTGATTGCGAGTGtactaatttttattaatatctcgaaaactatgaaTTTCTGGCAATTTAAACTAATACCATTATAatccttgaaaaataaattttcaatcaagATATGATTCTTCACCTACTCTTCCTAATAGCTAAAGCGGAGCTGCTACTTATACTGAATAGTTACAAGATTACAAtgtcttcctttctttttttttgtttttttataacGTTGATGCTATATCATATCTTTACAATAAAGTACAGAAATTTATCAATTCGTATATTTTTTCACGTGTCACTATACACGTGTTCGTTAAAGcttatttatattctttttaaattgttttaattagttAAACACTATACACAATTAATATTACACGAATTACGGTACAATTTGCATAATCGTATGCAACTTATTTAATCATTCgtaaatttacaatatttacttcatttttctcttttaaacatGTATtgctaatttattataatacacACGACTGTCCGAGCTATGTTTAGTGCGTGAAGTATTAAAAACTAAAGAATACCTTTTCCTTTTAATTGAAGTATCGCGAATAAAAACGAACTTCtcaaaatatttatatgtatattttatagttTTTCATCAAACTATATTGCCAATCACAAAACAAAAATGCAAAAACTTATCCAGGATAGATGTACAAAATGGAATAGCAAAAAGAGATACGAAACATTCAATctatagaaaaaaatgaaatttcatgacaCAGCTCCGACGGttttttatttcacaattttactTGTTTGCATTCCATCGATCCTCTTGGTCCTCAAGCCTTCCACTCTGACgtgacgatttttttttttttttatttggaagaaaaattaaatgaaaaggaTTCGAAGGAACGGGTATAAAAAGATCAATGGTCGATCTCGTGAATGTTGcgacataaaattaattaattcagacCTTCTACGGGACGAATATTCATGATAAAAACATCGAAATCGCTGAGACACTTTTCATGGTATTTCAACTTATCCAGTGGCTAGAAAAGCACACGTCACTGAAATTCACCAGCGAAAGGAAAGAAATGGACACGAACACAAAACAGCATCTCTCAAAACGTACTCGTCAGAAAACAAGAGTAAATATCAATCTAACGGATATTCTAAATCGCCTAAGCAACTTCGAGAATCGAACGGATCTACTGTACCGATTCGACTGATCGTCACAATGCTATGAAAAGTTGTAATATCGTTTGGTTGAAGATTACGCGTTTAGAGCTATGAAAAAAATTGTCTCAGCAGGTGTTTTGGGTACGTAAAAATTAAGAGAAATTTTGGATGATTCTTTTGGGGGGGATTCTTTTACTTGGAGGGTCGTGAATACGGAGCGTTGCGGTAGCGCGAGCTTGAGCCCGATGTCGTTGTCGTCTTGTACGATTTCCATGCGCGGCTCGATGATTCCTCTGCGAATTTCATGGAGTGATTCATTTGCATTATTCCAGTTAATTTAATGCACCACGACGATATTATTAATCGGATGTTCTCCTAACTATGCTACGCGAAGCAACAGCGTTATGTTAATTCGAAACGTATAGTCCATGATATTTGATTGCACGCAATCATAatttttctatgatattgtctattgaatttcaaattaatatactatATTTTTATCATGAATAACgacgaataataatttatatcagGTATCAATTATTCGTATATACTCTTGTTgataaatatcccgaaatactCTTCATTATATTTATAGAAGGTGATAATATCGGTTAATCTAAATAAGTTATTTCTTCCTCTGTATGCcaatatttaattaactttATGTATTGCAGCGTTGTTAAAATATCCACTGATTATTTTGCTGAACTTGCAATATCTTCCGTTGAAACtgaatatattaatttgaaactcTTGTCAGTAGACAGCAACACAAGAAAAGTATCACTACATTTAGTCAAATGTCGCGGACTATAATTGAACTGATCGTGAAAGGACTGAAGGATTTAGCTCAATTAAGATCACACACGGTTATGTGAAGCCATTCCATGACCGTTTTAGCTTtcaatattatagaaaatttcgtTAATTCCGATTCAACGTATGGAAGAGaacgtatttcaattttaaaggaacaatacGCATTTCATTAATACAATAATCATCGTTTTATACTTCTTATATTTGTTCgatttaattatgaaattgtTGCAAAAGTTCAAGAAATTACAAGAGTTAATTATTACAGCTATAAGCCAttatattaatctttttttttttactttttaggaTTCTGATATGTTTAAGTCTCTACTTAAGAACTTTAAGTATGTTAAACTAATTTTTATTGTCTATTTCATGCTccgataatttttcaaagatttttagATTATCAAATTGCTCGTTCAATGTGATTCAATTTGGAATATTTAATTTACGtataaattaatgtattaagaTATTTTAACGGGAATTATGTTAACGTTGTGCACATCACGCATGCGAATATTTAcggtaatttatatttaattaattgttaaatttGTATACTAAGGAAACAGtaatgagaaaaaaaagtagTACATTACCTGGATATTCGGATGTTTCGTAGTAGTCGTGCGAAGAGTGCGGGACAGCATCGTCATCGTACTCGTAAGTCGTGTACCTCGAGGAAGGATACATATCATGTCTAAATGACGTATAAAAGTACATGGCACATTAAACAACTAAATTATTCTACACATCGTATAGTCAGTGAAGAAAAGTACGAGTTGCATCAACTGTTAATttcacgatgaaaaaaaaaatacaaacttAACTTCAAATGTTTTGTTTGTTACAATTGACTGCCACACACATGTTGAACTTAGGATGGATCAATTACGAGATGCAAGAGGAAAGTCTTACGAACGAGTAAAACAGAGGTATCGGAGATACTGATACATttcaaccctttgactgctgggTACTCCAGGCTTAAACGTTTTAtgtgtacgaaataagaattaagtcaatgacacttatcatttttcttttttatttcatttcatttctcaatttattttttcattgcttTATTACATCATTATAATCTAATAACATATGgtatgtaattagtaatatgcattaataatttttatttgattataattaagATACACAAGAAACATACTATGGACGTATATGTGCGCCCATAGTCGTCATCGACAGCTTTCACCTGATGCATATCTgcgtccatagcagtcaaagggttaaagaacaATATCTCTAAAGATAAGCTCGAATTTGAATATTGACATTATCTtttgatttaattgaaataattcaagTTCAGAAGGTGTAACCAAAGTTCGACCTCCAACCAGCTAATTCGGAAACGGTTTGAGATAGAGAAAGAATATTTCACAAACTATtatctatttaaatttttaatattcatattgATCTGCTACAGAAGTAGctaagaattttcaaaaatatgaataaactAGAAATCACGAATAGTGAAGAAACTTAGCATTTGATAAGAGAGACATATTCTTGCGGAAATTAGAAAAGTATTATTAATAACCCTCTCTAACAAAATGTGTATTATACTTACCCCGACGCCGATGTGTAATGCCGATCTCCATATCGACTACTACCACTGGTAGACGTGTGATAATCATAATCATGATGGGATCCAACGCGATTGCTTGGAGGAGGGGTAGCAGTCTCGtaactaaaaataaaacaatttccaTACGTTTTAAAAAACATTTGAAAGAACATCCATCTTTAGTGGATAAACATAAACTCTTACCCATAGCTCTGATCCATAGCAACTCTAGCGCGGTCCAA from Osmia lignaria lignaria isolate PbOS001 chromosome 15, iyOsmLign1, whole genome shotgun sequence includes the following:
- the LOC117600008 gene encoding chymotrypsin-1-like; translated protein: MGALSVPLLLCLIAVTYGFPETKIVGGKDAPVGMFPYQVSIRRRGVHLCGGSIINSRYILTAAQCAQGLGDIRNISINAGTVLFNGTGVSYEIDRVVVHRNYTVATNTNDIALIRVNRNILFNNLIKPIPLANGNYSYEGASCFLTGWGKLSLGGSNPRVLQYVNLTVENQWRCKQKFSNVINSHICTSSNYGKGACVGDNGSPLVSNGVQIGIASFGRPCAGGYPDVYTRVSSFDFWIKQQQFNMRKGEVDEPPADAIYIA